A genome region from Streptomyces xanthophaeus includes the following:
- a CDS encoding DUF6777 domain-containing protein, which produces MLSVSTAVAVVSAVVLSFTVLSGNSTAGGEVFLQAAPEAGPDPFTPSTATQAESVAQAMPMPAGVNAKDGTSAASGARTLEVDGGYPGLYGGTRNVASCDVEKQIRFLTEHPDKGRAFAVSLGIRQAGIPSYLRSLTPVRLGWDTRVTNHGYRNGAPTSYQAVLQAGTPVLVDSRGVPRVRCACGNPLNPPVAVRGGQTYSGAKWSSFRSSGLVAVKPAAKPAKNVTVFDQDRKGWYERPSGAAEGRHDREVPPPKGQTPGSAYPVLPAARPGSVQPRSDAPQNQPPETTPGRAPGQNPGNAPAQSPGNVQGDVQEQAPGKAPAVTPGKDPGQKPDEGSEKVPGEKPDKAPGQESGTDPGKDPGQKPDEGSEKVPGEKPDKAPGQESGTDPGKDPGQKPDEGSEKVPGQEPGPDAGKERGQDPGQAPGKATGKEPGEDPAKEPGKKSGQQPGERPGKHPGKESGEHPGNRPGKESNENPGEGSDKGPGKEAGKAPGQDPAQAPAQESGQKSGKGSGESPGNESGQDPDKAPGKDSGTVPGQESGQNPAKVPGQQSDNGPGKGSGKVPGQEPDREPAHDPAKVPGQESGKDPGRGAGQAPDTAPGKVPEPGHESGKAPGHDTGKGSGQESGSLPGHEPGKVPGKVPESGQEPGKAPDRGSGNDPGTARGNEPGQEQGRGQGQGQGRGQGSGKARGQESDAGHGNSPGKSPGQGQGQGSGAGLGNGPGKAPGQVTGDERGGSTGRNPGDGQGSQHGR; this is translated from the coding sequence GTGCTGAGTGTGAGTACGGCGGTGGCCGTGGTGTCGGCGGTGGTCCTCAGTTTCACCGTGCTGAGCGGAAACTCCACGGCAGGCGGTGAGGTCTTCCTCCAGGCCGCTCCGGAGGCCGGGCCCGACCCGTTCACTCCCTCGACGGCCACACAGGCCGAGAGCGTCGCCCAGGCCATGCCCATGCCCGCGGGGGTGAATGCGAAGGACGGTACGAGTGCTGCGAGCGGTGCGCGCACGCTAGAGGTCGACGGCGGGTACCCGGGGCTGTACGGCGGAACACGGAACGTCGCGAGCTGTGACGTCGAGAAGCAGATCCGGTTCCTCACGGAGCACCCGGACAAGGGCAGGGCGTTTGCCGTCTCGCTGGGTATCCGGCAGGCCGGGATTCCCTCGTACCTGCGCTCGCTGACGCCCGTCCGGCTGGGCTGGGACACCAGGGTCACCAATCACGGATACCGGAACGGCGCGCCCACCAGCTACCAGGCGGTCCTGCAGGCCGGCACTCCCGTACTGGTCGACAGCCGGGGCGTGCCCCGGGTCCGCTGTGCCTGTGGCAACCCCCTGAATCCGCCCGTCGCCGTCAGAGGCGGGCAGACGTACAGCGGCGCGAAGTGGTCATCGTTCCGGTCCTCCGGCCTCGTCGCGGTCAAGCCCGCCGCGAAGCCGGCGAAGAACGTCACGGTCTTCGACCAGGACCGGAAGGGATGGTACGAGCGCCCGAGCGGAGCGGCGGAGGGCAGGCACGACCGCGAGGTCCCGCCCCCGAAGGGCCAGACCCCCGGCTCTGCCTACCCGGTCCTGCCGGCAGCCCGACCGGGATCAGTCCAGCCACGCTCTGACGCGCCCCAGAACCAGCCCCCGGAGACCACTCCCGGCCGGGCGCCGGGCCAGAACCCCGGGAACGCCCCCGCTCAGAGCCCGGGCAATGTGCAGGGCGACGTCCAGGAGCAGGCCCCTGGGAAGGCACCGGCCGTAACCCCGGGCAAGGACCCGGGCCAGAAGCCGGACGAGGGCTCGGAGAAGGTTCCGGGCGAGAAGCCCGACAAGGCGCCGGGTCAGGAGTCAGGCACGGACCCGGGCAAGGACCCGGGGCAGAAGCCGGACGAGGGCTCGGAGAAGGTTCCGGGCGAAAAGCCCGACAAGGCGCCGGGTCAGGAGTCAGGTACGGACCCGGGCAAGGACCCGGGGCAGAAGCCGGACGAGGGCTCGGAGAAGGTTCCGGGCCAGGAACCCGGACCGGACGCAGGCAAGGAACGCGGCCAGGACCCGGGCCAGGCTCCCGGGAAGGCAACGGGCAAGGAGCCTGGTGAGGATCCGGCGAAGGAGCCGGGCAAGAAGTCCGGCCAGCAGCCAGGTGAGCGCCCGGGGAAGCATCCCGGCAAGGAGTCCGGCGAGCACCCGGGGAACAGGCCAGGCAAGGAGTCGAACGAGAACCCGGGCGAAGGCTCGGACAAGGGGCCGGGCAAGGAAGCAGGCAAGGCGCCCGGTCAGGATCCGGCGCAGGCCCCGGCTCAGGAGTCGGGTCAGAAGTCGGGCAAGGGGTCGGGCGAGAGCCCGGGCAACGAGTCCGGTCAGGACCCGGACAAGGCCCCTGGAAAGGACTCGGGGACGGTTCCCGGTCAGGAGTCAGGCCAGAATCCTGCGAAGGTGCCCGGTCAGCAGTCGGACAACGGCCCGGGAAAGGGGTCGGGGAAGGTGCCTGGCCAGGAGCCCGACAGGGAGCCTGCCCACGACCCCGCGAAGGTGCCCGGCCAGGAGTCGGGCAAGGACCCTGGCAGGGGAGCGGGCCAGGCCCCGGACACGGCTCCCGGGAAGGTTCCGGAGCCCGGACACGAGTCTGGGAAGGCCCCCGGTCACGACACCGGCAAGGGCAGCGGTCAGGAATCGGGAAGCTTGCCGGGCCATGAGCCGGGCAAGGTCCCCGGGAAGGTTCCGGAGTCCGGTCAGGAGCCCGGCAAGGCTCCGGACAGGGGCTCCGGCAACGATCCCGGAACGGCGCGCGGGAACGAGCCGGGCCAGGAGCAGGGCCGGGGTCAGGGCCAGGGCCAGGGCCGAGGTCAGGGTTCCGGGAAGGCGCGAGGCCAGGAGTCGGACGCCGGTCACGGCAACAGCCCCGGGAAGTCACCGGGCCAGGGCCAGGGCCAGGGTTCGGGCGCCGGCCTCGGCAACGGCCCGGGGAAGGCGCCGGGCCAGGTGACAGGGGACGAGCGGGGCGGGAGCACGGGCCGGAATCCCGGTGACGGGCAGGGGTCGCAGCACGGTCGGTGA
- a CDS encoding 2-phosphosulfolactate phosphatase — MNHRLVGIPELTDVPRVAVVIDVMRAFTAAAWAFSRGAERIVLASSEHEALALKESRPGWLALKDGAPAAGFDTVNSPGLIRSLDLTGRTVVQKTTAGTVGALAVASSPLVLCASFVVAGATARFLNSEGSGPVTFVVTGDEGQAAEDLACAEYIGRHLAGGDAEAAPYLHRARTSRAAADLADGVQRGYRGLHPDDVDLCLEVDTFSFAMVARQEDALTVLRPVEVPDGSADAG, encoded by the coding sequence ATGAATCATCGCCTTGTCGGTATCCCGGAGCTGACGGACGTTCCGCGTGTTGCGGTCGTCATCGACGTGATGCGGGCATTCACCGCGGCTGCCTGGGCGTTCTCGCGTGGAGCCGAGAGGATCGTCCTGGCCTCGTCGGAGCATGAGGCACTGGCCCTGAAGGAGAGCCGTCCGGGTTGGCTGGCTCTGAAGGACGGCGCCCCGGCAGCGGGCTTCGACACGGTGAACTCACCCGGTCTGATCAGGTCCCTCGATCTGACCGGCCGCACAGTGGTGCAGAAGACGACGGCAGGAACCGTCGGTGCCCTGGCCGTCGCGAGCTCGCCGCTCGTCCTGTGCGCGAGTTTCGTGGTGGCCGGCGCAACAGCGCGGTTCCTGAATTCCGAGGGTTCCGGGCCGGTGACGTTCGTCGTCACCGGTGACGAAGGCCAGGCCGCCGAGGACCTGGCCTGCGCTGAATACATCGGCCGGCATCTCGCCGGAGGCGATGCCGAGGCGGCCCCGTATCTCCACCGCGCGAGGACCTCCCGGGCAGCCGCCGACCTGGCCGACGGTGTGCAACGGGGATACCGGGGCCTTCATCCCGACGATGTCGACCTCTGTCTGGAGGTCGACACCTTCTCCTTCGCGATGGTCGCCCGCCAGGAGGACGCTCTGACCGTACTGCGTCCCGTCGAGGTGCCCGACGGATCAGCCGATGCCGGCTGA
- a CDS encoding DUF4097 family beta strand repeat-containing protein, whose protein sequence is MQKFATAAPIAAVLDVPAGLIRFIAADRSDTTVEILPADASKGRDVKAAEQTTAEYEDGVLRITAAPAKNRILGNSGSVEITVQLPAGSRVDAKTAAAELHSTGRLGDVTFQAAQATVSLDETASAHLTLTAGDIHIARLGGPAQITTQKGHLQIAEAVHGTVELSTQAGDITIGAAPGTSATLDAGTTHGRIHNTLTNTDGAAAGLTIRATTSYGDITARSN, encoded by the coding sequence GTGCAGAAGTTCGCCACCGCCGCCCCGATCGCCGCCGTCCTGGACGTCCCCGCCGGGCTCATCCGGTTCATCGCCGCCGACCGGTCCGACACCACCGTCGAGATCCTCCCCGCCGACGCCTCCAAGGGCCGCGACGTGAAGGCCGCCGAGCAGACCACCGCCGAGTACGAGGACGGCGTCCTGCGGATCACCGCCGCACCGGCGAAGAACCGGATCCTCGGCAACTCCGGGTCCGTCGAGATCACCGTCCAGCTGCCGGCCGGCTCCCGCGTCGACGCGAAGACCGCGGCCGCCGAACTCCACAGCACCGGACGTCTCGGCGACGTCACCTTCCAGGCCGCCCAGGCCACCGTCAGCCTCGACGAGACCGCGAGCGCCCACCTCACCCTGACGGCCGGCGACATCCACATCGCACGCCTGGGCGGCCCCGCGCAGATCACCACCCAGAAGGGCCACCTGCAGATCGCCGAAGCCGTCCACGGCACCGTCGAACTGTCCACCCAGGCAGGCGACATCACCATCGGCGCCGCCCCCGGCACCTCCGCCACCCTCGACGCCGGCACCACCCACGGCCGCATCCACAACACCCTCACCAACACCGACGGCGCCGCCGCCGGCCTCACCATCCGTGCCACCACCTCCTACGGCGACATCACCGCCCGCAGCAACTGA
- a CDS encoding NADPH-dependent FMN reductase, giving the protein MTTPLRIALVVGSTREGRFGPTVARWFEAVAAARTDIELTVADLADADLPAHWTTDLTPRGRAFAEHLAEADAFVVLTPEYNHSFPASLKQAIDITGPLWRRKPVGFVSYGGLSGGLRAVEQLRPVFAELHATTLRETVSFHQFPFDETGAPHDTDTASQAATVLLDDLCWWGHALRTARQHDETLSGTA; this is encoded by the coding sequence ATGACCACTCCTCTGCGTATCGCTCTCGTCGTCGGCAGCACCCGGGAAGGCCGGTTCGGCCCCACCGTCGCCCGCTGGTTCGAAGCCGTAGCCGCCGCCCGCACCGACATCGAACTCACCGTCGCCGACCTCGCGGACGCCGACCTCCCGGCACACTGGACCACCGACCTCACGCCCCGCGGCCGCGCATTCGCCGAACACCTCGCCGAAGCGGACGCCTTCGTGGTCCTCACCCCCGAGTACAACCACTCCTTCCCCGCCTCCCTGAAACAGGCCATCGACATCACCGGACCCCTCTGGCGACGCAAGCCTGTCGGATTCGTGTCCTACGGGGGCCTCTCCGGCGGCCTGCGCGCCGTCGAGCAGCTACGCCCCGTCTTCGCCGAACTCCATGCCACCACGCTTCGCGAAACCGTCAGCTTCCACCAGTTCCCCTTCGACGAAACCGGAGCACCCCACGACACCGACACCGCCTCGCAAGCCGCGACAGTTCTCCTCGACGACCTCTGCTGGTGGGGCCACGCCCTGCGCACCGCACGCCAACACGACGAGACGCTGAGTGGAACCGCCTGA
- a CDS encoding 4'-phosphopantetheinyl transferase family protein translates to MIEYVNQLGPGAPRIGPPPSGTAASVWSLDTTAGTVGGYRVEEADAVLDAGEREKAARLVLPGLRHRYLASHLGLRVLLGARLGLDPREVTLVREDCPCCGGPHGRPAVAGGGVHFSLSHSGDLAYLAFAAVPVGVDIEETPGADAVADVLDSLHPAETAELTALAPPRRPAALARVWSRKEACLKAAGTGLALGTAEPYVGSATAPAPVTGWILTDLPAPDGYAAALAVADHHHEQGNPA, encoded by the coding sequence ATGATCGAGTACGTGAATCAACTCGGCCCCGGTGCACCGCGGATCGGGCCGCCGCCCTCGGGCACGGCCGCCTCGGTGTGGTCCCTGGACACCACCGCGGGCACGGTCGGCGGGTACCGCGTCGAGGAGGCGGACGCCGTCCTGGACGCCGGGGAACGCGAGAAGGCCGCACGGCTGGTGCTGCCCGGCCTCCGCCACCGCTACCTCGCCTCGCACCTGGGACTGCGGGTCCTGCTCGGCGCCCGCCTCGGCCTGGACCCGCGCGAGGTCACCCTGGTCCGGGAGGACTGCCCGTGCTGCGGCGGCCCCCACGGCCGTCCCGCCGTCGCGGGCGGTGGCGTCCATTTCTCCCTCTCCCACAGCGGCGACCTGGCCTACCTCGCCTTCGCCGCCGTCCCGGTCGGCGTGGACATCGAGGAGACACCCGGCGCGGACGCCGTGGCCGACGTACTCGACTCCCTGCACCCGGCGGAAACCGCCGAACTGACCGCCCTCGCACCACCACGGCGCCCCGCCGCCCTCGCCCGCGTGTGGTCCCGTAAGGAGGCCTGCCTCAAGGCCGCCGGCACCGGACTGGCCCTCGGCACGGCCGAACCGTACGTCGGCTCCGCCACCGCCCCGGCACCCGTGACGGGCTGGATCCTCACCGATCTGCCGGCCCCCGACGGCTACGCCGCCGCCCTCGCCGTCGCCGACCACCACCACGAGCAGGGGAACCCAGCATGA
- a CDS encoding condensation domain-containing protein, whose translation MSTDTDSAARDRRQQLQQELLRRARAGTARRATAEAEPTAGASAGRDGHAPQDTVPSATPTTAPQAAGVPLSRAQRRMWLMERLGGAGDSYHVPFATRVRGPFDVAAFSTALTQLVARHAILRTRYTEHEGEPCQEVLPTPRTVAVHVVDTDADAMDAPQLLRRETGRPFDLAAGDAVRALVLRHGPQDHTVLLTFHHIAVDGASLETVATELAALYTAATGGTSRHALAAPPQYADHARREHDALPGFEAELNRWSDLLADAAPPRLPRPAAAAPHTAARPGAAHRVPLAPTVPEALRALGAQRQATLFAVSLTAAFAALHRLTGDDDLVIGVAGTHRSGTAMRGLVGLCVNTLPVRVDVSGDPSFAQLLRRVSAALLEAQRHRHIPFDLVLERLGAGARGADGTALVRVTSDVLGEPTVLRLPGTSAEYVDIPSDGAKFTLSYGLVPGGDDTRPQALVQYDPNALDDTVAEAAVRDYAALLHAVAADPELALSKLALTGPSDGSGSGDGAAPGDDDGPQGDRHPAAQALRAHPGVADATVVRPGQGPPVAYAVLHDSVGPSGHELLGLLRRSLPPEAVPATVTLLDVLPRSAAGPLDHTRLPGTSTPNAPSGPRAAAVRETFTAVLGVSPSPDDDFFALGGHSLKAVQLAERLRTDLGLPLTGLDVLQARTPRALTALLDERAAQQSAAKTASRPAPRSRDIRPGTVLVTGATGGVGAFVVRELAAQGRPVLALARPESAHLIATEGVDVIEGDLSDLAGLRDAVAQADAVVHSACTFTRHDVDLAAMETMVDAWRRGPFVFVSSVDAYGHPGTDRVAEEAPPHEPVSPYGRAKLDCEAMLLRAAGTEGRGGASAVRSPLVWGAHDRLREQLRWGAIGTLYQAAREGRPIDLPRPGTGGHGWYGAAWVHAAALARAVAESLDRPVHGVANACSGHVSWHDLAQDLTELHGTRADFRTTEAVPRDLDHRWHYDSARLARPLRARPGEDRRTVLAEMIGATPPDHG comes from the coding sequence ATGTCCACTGACACCGACTCCGCGGCCCGCGACCGCAGGCAGCAACTCCAGCAGGAGCTGCTGCGCCGGGCCCGCGCCGGAACCGCCCGGCGCGCGACGGCCGAAGCCGAGCCCACCGCCGGCGCGAGCGCCGGTCGGGACGGCCACGCACCGCAGGACACCGTCCCCTCCGCCACGCCCACCACGGCCCCGCAGGCCGCAGGGGTCCCCCTCTCCCGCGCCCAGCGCCGCATGTGGCTGATGGAGCGGCTCGGCGGCGCGGGCGACTCCTACCACGTCCCGTTCGCCACCCGTGTGCGCGGACCGTTCGACGTCGCCGCGTTCTCCACCGCCCTCACCCAGCTGGTGGCCCGGCACGCCATCCTCCGCACCCGCTACACGGAGCACGAGGGCGAGCCCTGCCAGGAGGTGCTCCCGACGCCCCGGACGGTCGCCGTCCACGTCGTCGACACCGACGCCGACGCCATGGACGCCCCGCAGCTGCTGCGGCGCGAGACGGGCCGGCCGTTCGACCTCGCGGCCGGCGACGCGGTACGGGCGCTCGTCCTGCGCCACGGCCCTCAGGACCACACCGTGCTGCTGACGTTCCACCACATCGCCGTGGACGGCGCCTCACTGGAGACCGTGGCCACCGAACTCGCCGCCCTCTACACGGCGGCCACCGGCGGAACGAGTCGCCACGCACTCGCCGCACCGCCGCAGTACGCCGACCACGCGCGCCGCGAGCACGACGCCCTGCCCGGCTTCGAGGCGGAACTGAACCGCTGGAGCGACCTGCTGGCCGACGCCGCCCCACCGCGCCTGCCCCGGCCGGCGGCCGCCGCGCCGCACACGGCCGCACGGCCCGGGGCCGCGCACCGCGTGCCCCTGGCGCCGACCGTGCCCGAAGCCCTGCGGGCACTGGGCGCACAGCGGCAGGCCACGCTCTTCGCCGTGTCGCTCACCGCGGCCTTCGCCGCACTGCACCGCCTCACCGGCGACGACGACCTCGTCATCGGCGTGGCCGGCACCCACCGCAGCGGAACCGCCATGCGCGGCCTGGTCGGCCTGTGCGTCAACACCCTGCCCGTACGGGTGGACGTCTCCGGCGACCCGTCCTTCGCCCAGCTGCTGCGCCGCGTGAGCGCCGCACTCCTCGAAGCGCAGCGCCACCGGCACATCCCCTTCGACCTGGTCCTCGAACGCCTCGGCGCCGGGGCGCGCGGCGCCGACGGCACCGCGCTGGTCCGCGTCACCTCCGACGTCCTCGGCGAGCCGACGGTGCTCCGGCTGCCGGGTACGTCGGCCGAGTACGTCGACATCCCCTCCGACGGCGCCAAGTTCACCTTGTCCTACGGCCTCGTGCCCGGCGGCGACGACACCCGGCCCCAGGCGCTCGTCCAGTACGACCCGAACGCGCTGGACGACACCGTGGCGGAGGCGGCCGTCCGGGATTACGCGGCGCTGCTCCACGCGGTCGCCGCCGACCCGGAACTCGCCCTGAGCAAGCTGGCCCTCACCGGCCCGAGCGACGGCTCCGGATCCGGGGACGGCGCCGCCCCCGGGGACGATGACGGGCCGCAAGGCGACCGTCACCCGGCCGCGCAGGCTCTGCGCGCCCACCCGGGCGTCGCCGACGCCACGGTGGTCCGGCCCGGGCAAGGGCCGCCCGTGGCCTACGCCGTCCTGCACGACAGCGTCGGCCCGTCCGGTCACGAACTGCTGGGCCTGCTGCGCCGGTCGCTCCCGCCCGAGGCCGTGCCCGCCACGGTCACACTGCTCGACGTGCTGCCGCGCTCGGCCGCCGGGCCGCTCGACCACACCCGGCTGCCCGGGACGTCCACGCCGAACGCCCCGTCCGGCCCCCGGGCCGCAGCGGTCAGGGAGACCTTCACCGCGGTGCTCGGTGTCTCCCCGTCGCCGGACGACGACTTCTTCGCCCTCGGCGGCCACTCCCTGAAAGCCGTTCAGCTCGCCGAACGCCTGCGTACGGACCTCGGGCTGCCGCTCACGGGCCTCGACGTGCTCCAGGCCCGTACGCCCCGGGCGCTGACCGCGCTCCTCGACGAACGGGCGGCGCAGCAGAGCGCCGCGAAGACCGCGAGCAGGCCGGCCCCCCGCTCCCGGGACATCCGCCCGGGCACGGTGCTGGTCACCGGCGCCACGGGCGGCGTGGGCGCGTTCGTCGTGCGTGAACTCGCCGCGCAGGGCCGCCCCGTGCTGGCGCTGGCCCGGCCCGAGTCCGCCCATCTCATCGCCACCGAGGGCGTCGACGTCATCGAAGGCGACCTCTCCGACCTGGCCGGGCTGCGGGACGCCGTCGCGCAGGCCGACGCCGTCGTCCACTCCGCCTGCACCTTCACCCGGCACGACGTGGACCTGGCGGCGATGGAGACGATGGTCGACGCCTGGCGGCGCGGACCGTTCGTCTTCGTCAGCAGCGTCGACGCCTACGGGCACCCCGGGACCGACCGGGTCGCCGAGGAGGCGCCGCCCCACGAGCCCGTCAGCCCGTACGGGCGGGCCAAGCTCGACTGCGAGGCCATGCTGCTGCGCGCCGCGGGGACCGAGGGGCGCGGGGGCGCGAGCGCCGTACGGTCACCGCTCGTCTGGGGCGCGCACGACCGGCTGCGCGAACAGCTGCGCTGGGGTGCCATCGGCACGCTCTACCAGGCCGCCCGCGAAGGACGGCCGATCGACCTGCCCCGTCCCGGTACCGGCGGACACGGCTGGTACGGAGCCGCCTGGGTACACGCGGCCGCCCTGGCCCGCGCGGTGGCCGAGAGCCTGGACCGGCCCGTGCACGGAGTCGCCAACGCGTGCAGCGGCCACGTGTCCTGGCACGACCTGGCGCAGGACCTCACGGAACTGCACGGCACCCGCGCGGACTTCCGCACCACCGAGGCCGTGCCCCGGGACCTCGACCACCGCTGGCACTACGACAGCGCACGCCTGGCCCGTCCCCTCCGCGCACGCCCGGGAGAGGACCGGCGGACCGTACTGGCAGAGATGATCGGCGCCACGCCACCCGACCACGGCTGA
- a CDS encoding barstar family protein — protein sequence MTSFDVSKPETPWVIFGSRGAVAFEEQVATLRAAGGQVYELHARDLTGEVGVCESFARAVGVPGYFGWNWDALVDRLDDTHEAVTGGVGIVMVVHGADALLGADHLKVFMTMLCLAADRANTEVDPDGNLRDEPVVIQHFIFLLDEVRAEEFAAGIEDPDVVVRVEGDFLTVALDLDVWRPNAAGRPKVA from the coding sequence GTGACCTCGTTCGATGTGAGCAAGCCGGAGACGCCCTGGGTCATCTTCGGGTCGCGCGGAGCGGTCGCATTCGAAGAGCAGGTGGCGACACTGCGTGCTGCGGGTGGTCAGGTGTACGAGCTGCACGCTCGCGATCTGACGGGCGAGGTGGGTGTTTGTGAATCCTTCGCCCGAGCGGTCGGAGTCCCCGGCTATTTCGGCTGGAACTGGGATGCTCTGGTCGACCGTCTCGATGACACGCACGAGGCCGTCACGGGCGGGGTGGGGATCGTCATGGTCGTCCACGGGGCCGATGCGCTCCTCGGGGCGGATCACCTCAAGGTGTTCATGACGATGCTCTGCCTGGCGGCGGACCGTGCGAACACCGAGGTGGATCCGGACGGCAACCTCCGGGATGAGCCCGTGGTGATCCAGCACTTCATTTTCCTGCTCGACGAGGTTCGCGCCGAGGAGTTCGCCGCGGGGATCGAGGATCCCGACGTTGTCGTCCGTGTGGAGGGGGACTTCCTCACGGTGGCCCTCGACCTCGACGTCTGGCGGCCCAACGCGGCCGGACGCCCGAAGGTCGCCTGA
- a CDS encoding formylglycine-generating enzyme family protein — protein sequence MITVPSGHVTLSDRRTERTWTVEVAAYRLAAYPLTQAAYTQLTGTHPGETQAGQDGGRLPAHSLSWWDAVRYCNALSRQEGLTPAYQIPHTTDTADGGEAVATWDRDADGYRLPTEAEWEHACRAGTTGPRYGPLDDIAWHRGNSRERIHEVGGRRPNPWGLYDMLGNVWEWCWDLYDPAVYGTYRVLRGGGWFDEHWSCRASVRRRSHPTLRIEDVGLRLARTLRP from the coding sequence ATGATCACCGTGCCGAGCGGACACGTCACCCTCTCGGACCGCCGCACCGAACGCACCTGGACCGTCGAGGTCGCCGCCTACCGCCTCGCGGCGTACCCGCTCACCCAGGCCGCCTACACACAGCTCACCGGAACACACCCGGGCGAAACACAGGCCGGGCAGGACGGCGGACGGCTCCCGGCGCACAGCCTGTCGTGGTGGGACGCCGTCCGGTACTGCAACGCCCTGTCCCGGCAGGAAGGGCTGACCCCCGCCTACCAAATCCCCCACACCACCGACACGGCGGACGGCGGGGAGGCCGTCGCCACGTGGGACCGGGACGCGGACGGCTACCGGCTGCCGACCGAGGCCGAATGGGAACACGCCTGCCGGGCCGGCACCACCGGCCCCCGCTACGGGCCCCTCGACGATATCGCCTGGCACCGCGGGAACTCCCGAGAACGCATCCACGAGGTCGGCGGCCGCCGCCCCAACCCCTGGGGCCTGTACGACATGCTCGGCAACGTCTGGGAATGGTGCTGGGACCTCTACGACCCCGCGGTGTACGGCACCTACCGGGTGCTGCGCGGCGGCGGCTGGTTCGACGAACACTGGAGCTGCCGCGCCTCGGTGCGCCGGCGCAGCCACCCCACACTCCGGATCGAGGACGTGGGACTACGCCTCGCCCGTACCCTTCGACCCTGA